In Massilia violaceinigra, one DNA window encodes the following:
- a CDS encoding N,N-dimethylformamidase beta subunit family domain-containing protein — MIRGYPARASVKPGELLALHVSTDAARFRVWFYRWWDGAELMSRSEWQSGRFAPARGADEDWHWPRYEFAIPLAWPSSAYIAYLEEEGGLPFDIALTSAAALFVVRGRGGADLLYEIPLATFHAYNYSGEGCFYRNPPRSRSPPGARVSLLRPGGDIGGETWGAADYYDERSARQTFAHWDAPFIRWLAGEGYRMDFCLDSDIHQDAGLLARGYRLLLSVGHDEYWSEDARNHVEDFIGSGGNAAFFAANVCWWRIHYVDEGRAIVCHQGGPYGALDHWWPVTGVSRPEDALAGVSYRHGGGWWDGPRSTQGYVVQQADHWVFAGTGLENGDVFGATSSPPLVGYECDGAQLACMDGSDGGIRLAAQAWRNGTSASFVVLAASILDEGWQELPARSGLAAREGMHAATMGIYARKGTVFTAGTIDWAQVLATGHDPVVERITRNVMERLRTL; from the coding sequence GTGATACGTGGCTATCCTGCGCGTGCCAGCGTGAAGCCGGGGGAGCTGCTGGCGCTGCATGTGTCGACCGACGCAGCGCGCTTCAGGGTGTGGTTTTATCGCTGGTGGGACGGGGCGGAGCTGATGTCGCGTTCGGAGTGGCAATCCGGCCGCTTCGCGCCGGCCAGGGGCGCTGATGAGGACTGGCACTGGCCCCGCTACGAGTTTGCGATTCCTCTCGCATGGCCTTCCTCGGCGTATATCGCCTATCTGGAGGAAGAGGGCGGTTTGCCATTCGATATTGCATTGACCAGTGCGGCTGCCCTGTTCGTTGTAAGGGGGCGTGGCGGCGCGGACTTGCTCTACGAGATCCCCCTGGCGACCTTTCACGCCTATAACTATAGTGGTGAAGGATGTTTTTATAGGAATCCGCCGCGTTCGAGGTCGCCGCCTGGGGCCCGCGTGTCGCTGTTACGCCCTGGCGGTGATATAGGCGGTGAGACCTGGGGCGCGGCCGATTATTACGATGAGCGCTCTGCCCGGCAGACATTCGCTCATTGGGACGCGCCTTTCATCCGCTGGCTCGCAGGGGAGGGGTACAGGATGGATTTCTGTCTGGATTCGGATATTCACCAGGATGCGGGCCTGCTGGCGCGCGGGTATCGCCTGCTGCTCAGCGTAGGGCATGACGAATACTGGAGCGAGGATGCGCGCAACCACGTCGAGGACTTTATCGGCAGCGGGGGAAATGCCGCTTTCTTCGCAGCGAACGTGTGCTGGTGGCGCATCCATTACGTGGACGAGGGACGCGCGATCGTTTGTCACCAGGGTGGGCCGTACGGCGCGCTCGACCATTGGTGGCCCGTCACGGGAGTAAGCCGCCCTGAGGATGCGCTCGCCGGCGTGAGTTACCGGCATGGAGGAGGCTGGTGGGATGGCCCACGGTCCACCCAGGGCTATGTGGTTCAGCAAGCGGATCACTGGGTGTTTGCGGGGACAGGACTGGAGAACGGCGATGTGTTCGGCGCGACGTCATCGCCGCCACTGGTCGGGTACGAGTGCGATGGCGCGCAGCTTGCGTGCATGGACGGTTCCGATGGGGGCATCAGGCTCGCAGCGCAGGCCTGGAGGAATGGAACTTCGGCCAGCTTTGTCGTTCTGGCGGCGAGCATACTTGACGAGGGTTGGCAGGAGCTTCCGGCACGTTCCGGTCTTGCGGCAAGGGAGGGAATGCATGCTGCCACAATGGGTATCTATGCACGCAAGGGGACAGTTTTTACTGCAGGCACGATAGATTGGGCGCAGGTGCTTGCTACAGGGCACGATCCGGTTGTGGAGCGCATCACGCGTAACGTTATGGAGCGCCTGAGAACGCTGTAA